The stretch of DNA TCGTCAAGGATTTCGGTGGCAAGCTCGTCAACCTGATCAACAGCGACAAATCATCCGAGGAAAAGAAGAAGGAAGCCCTGCCCCTTCTTCAGCAAAACGTGGACATCCCCACGATCGGCAAATTCTGCCTGGGCCGCTACTGGCGCACAGCCACCCCAGATCAGCAGCAGCGCTATCTGGAACTGTTCCACCACGTTCTGGTCAATGCCGTCACCGATAAGCTCGGCGATTATCGCGGCGTTACCTTCCGCGTGACGGGCACGGCTTCCTCCCCCAATGGCGAACTCGTCAGCGCTCAGATCGACCGCCCCGGTCAGCCGACCACGGACATCCAATTGCTGATCTCCAAGGATAACGGCCCCAAGGTTGTGGACATGATCGGCGAAGGCGCGAGCCTGCGTCTCACCCAACGCCAGGATTACGGCTCCTATCTGGCCCGCAACGGCGGCAATGTCGAAACGCTCAACAATGCCCTGCAGCGCCAGTTGGCCAACCGCCACTAATCCTTCACGAAACGCACCGAAAAAGGCCGGGGGAGCAATCTCTTCCGGCCTTTTTTGCTTTAGGCATCCCGCTTACTCAAGGAACACTTCCGAGTATTCATCGTCAGGTGAACGATCTCTCTTCGCACTTTTGCTTAACCGTTCTTGCTAACACCTTGCTTTTCGCGCCCTTCCGCCGCCTGTTCCGTCAGGACGAAAAGCTCTTCCAAATCGGCAAGACTGACGTCTAGCCGATCACTCAATTGGCCTAGCGCGACCTGAATATCCTCGCGCCGAAAATGCCCGGTGCGATCTGGAACGATCGGTAGCCGAGCAATGTGCGGATAGGTATGCCCGGTCACCCGATGAAACAAAACGCCAGCCAGCACGAGAAAGACCGCGTTCAATCCAACGGGTAGAAACGGAAAAGCCACCGCGCTGACCCAGCCATGGGCGGCAGGTTGGGCAAGCACTGCCGTCAATGCCGAAGCACCGCCGCGGATGCAGCGAACGGCTGACGAACATGCCGCCAATCGCCAGAGCAACGGCCAAAGCGCAGGCCAAAGACAATGTCGGCACTAAAATGGAAACAAGCACCCCGCTTGCCGCCAGAATTTCCATTTTCTGTAAATTTTTGGCGGAGACGATACGAGATTGAAAAAAGTCCGCTTTAAGCCCGTCATATGCTCGACAATTTTAAGAAAAACATTTGAGCGGCCATGAATGAAGTTATGCAGTTTGTATGTTACAAACCTTACCTGAGAAAATTCGAGGCTTTTTCAAACGATACACAAGAAACACCGTCAAATTCGCCTATTGCGTAATCTCATACACCATCATCGTATAGCCATCGCGCTCGAAGCTTTCGGTGTGATGCATCCCGATGCTTCCGAGCACAATTCTCGAAGCCAGGTTATCTTCCCTCGTCACCCCGATCACACGCGGAACACCCGTATCGAGCGCGAAACGCAAAGCCGCGCCCGCAGCCTCCCGCGCAATGCCCCGCCCCGCCGCTTCCGGCAGCAGAGCAAAACGCAAGCCCAACCCGCGCCCGTCCGGCCGCTCATGCAGCCCAGTCATGCCGACGAATTTTCCGTGTTCTCGGATAACGAAAATACCAACGCCACGCTTGGCCCAGAAGCTTAAATCCTCGGCCATTTCATCTTCGACCCGTTGGAGCGAGCGCACCCCACCCAACATCCAGCCGAATGCCGCCGCGTTGGTCTTGAGCCGCACCATGTCCTGCATGTCTCGCCAGCTTACCGGTTCGAGCAGGAGGCGCTGCGTGCGTATTTGACGGCCTAATAGCATATCGGAAACATTATGGAGCGCGGGTGCAAAATCCCGCGCTTTCCATGTAAAGGCGTGCCTGTCTCAGCACACCGCGCTTCCTCAGCGTGCGATCGGACGATACTTGATGCGCGCAGGTTCGGTTGCATCCGGCCCTAGGCGACGGCGCTTATCCGCCTCGTAATCCTGGAAGTTCCCTTCGAACCACTCGACATGGCTATCGCCTTCGAACGCCAGAATATGGGTCGCCAAGCGGTCGAGGAACCAGCGATCATGGGTGATGATCACGGCGCAACCGGCGAACTCCGCCAACGCGTCTTCCAGGGCGCGCAACGTGTCCACGTCCAGATCGTTGGTCGGCTCATCGAGCAGGATAACGTTGCTGTCCTGCTTGAGCATCTTCGCCAGATGGACGCGGTTGCGCTCACCACCTGACAACACGCCCACGCGCTTCTGTTGGTCCGCCCCTTTGAAGTTGAACGCTCCCACGTAAGCGCGCGATGGCACCGTGCGCTTGCCGAGATGGATCACGTCCGTCCCGCCGGAAATCTCTTCCCACACCGTCTTGTTGTCATCGAGCGAATGACGGGACTGATCGACATAACCGAGCTTCACGGTCTCGCCGATGGTCAGGCTTCCAGAGTCCGGCTTGTCATCCCCCGTGATCATTTTGAACAGCGTGGATTTACCCGCACCATTTGGCCCAATCACACCCACGATACCGCCTGGCGGCAATTTGAAACTCAGATCGTCGATCAGCAGACGATTGCCGAAGCCCTTGCGCAGTTCTTCGGCCTCGATCACCGTGCCGCCCAAGCGCGGTCCCGGCGTAATCACGATATCCGCCGTGCCGCCTGCACGCTCGGCATTGGCCGCCAGCATTTCCTCGTATTTAGTGATACGTGCCTTGCTCTTGGCCTGACGCGCCTTCGGCGAGCTGGAA from Kozakia baliensis encodes:
- a CDS encoding MlaC/ttg2D family ABC transporter substrate-binding protein — translated: MLKIFPTMSRRGFGLLAAAVFSLSVGVVGTARADQASDFVKDFGGKLVNLINSDKSSEEKKKEALPLLQQNVDIPTIGKFCLGRYWRTATPDQQQRYLELFHHVLVNAVTDKLGDYRGVTFRVTGTASSPNGELVSAQIDRPGQPTTDIQLLISKDNGPKVVDMIGEGASLRLTQRQDYGSYLARNGGNVETLNNALQRQLANRH
- a CDS encoding HPP family protein, with product MLWRLAACSSAVRCIRGGASALTAVLAQPAAHGWVSAVAFPFLPVGLNAVFLVLAGVLFHRVTGHTYPHIARLPIVPDRTGHFRREDIQVALGQLSDRLDVSLADLEELFVLTEQAAEGREKQGVSKNG
- a CDS encoding GNAT family N-acetyltransferase, with protein sequence MLLGRQIRTQRLLLEPVSWRDMQDMVRLKTNAAAFGWMLGGVRSLQRVEDEMAEDLSFWAKRGVGIFVIREHGKFVGMTGLHERPDGRGLGLRFALLPEAAGRGIAREAAGAALRFALDTGVPRVIGVTREDNLASRIVLGSIGMHHTESFERDGYTMMVYEITQ
- the ettA gene encoding energy-dependent translational throttle protein EttA, yielding MAAYQYVYVMKDLTKAYPGGREVFKGITLSFLPGVKIGVLGVNGAGKSTLLKIMAGIEKEYGGEAWAAEGARIGYLEQEPKLDESLTVGENVALGFGELKKAVDRFNEISMKFAEPMSDEEMNDLLAEQAELQEKIDAGDGWELDRKLEIALDALRCPPADSPVTKLSGGERRRVALCRLLLEKPDLLLLDEPTNHLDAESVAWLEKTLRDYQGTVMVITHDRYFLDNVTNWILEIERGRGYPFEGNYSSWLTQKRKRLAQEEKEESARQRALAAEQDWISSSPKARQAKSKARITKYEEMLAANAERAGGTADIVITPGPRLGGTVIEAEELRKGFGNRLLIDDLSFKLPPGGIVGVIGPNGAGKSTLFKMITGDDKPDSGSLTIGETVKLGYVDQSRHSLDDNKTVWEEISGGTDVIHLGKRTVPSRAYVGAFNFKGADQQKRVGVLSGGERNRVHLAKMLKQDSNVILLDEPTNDLDVDTLRALEDALAEFAGCAVIITHDRWFLDRLATHILAFEGDSHVEWFEGNFQDYEADKRRRLGPDATEPARIKYRPIAR